A region of Bacteroidales bacterium DNA encodes the following proteins:
- the mscL gene encoding large-conductance mechanosensitive channel protein MscL, translating to MGIIKDFKAFAMRGNVIDLAVAVVIGGAFGQIVASFVNDILMPPLGLLMGGVDFKDLKTTLKEGTDAIPAVTWNYGMFIQNIIDFLIIAFAIFIMVRAIAKIQRMKAQEPAPQPPPPEPTNEEKLLTEIRDLLKK from the coding sequence ATGGGCATCATAAAGGATTTTAAAGCATTTGCCATGAGGGGCAATGTCATTGACCTGGCTGTGGCGGTGGTAATTGGCGGTGCATTTGGGCAGATCGTAGCATCTTTTGTCAACGATATCCTGATGCCACCTCTTGGACTTTTAATGGGTGGTGTTGATTTTAAAGACCTTAAAACCACCTTAAAAGAAGGTACGGACGCCATTCCTGCTGTTACATGGAATTACGGTATGTTCATCCAGAATATTATCGATTTCCTGATCATTGCATTTGCGATTTTCATAATGGTCAGAGCAATTGCGAAAATCCAGCGGATGAAAGCTCAGGAACCAGCACCACAACCTCCGCCGCCTGAACCGACCAATGAGGAAAAACTGTTGACGGAGATCAGGGACTTATTAAAAAAATGA
- a CDS encoding class I SAM-dependent methyltransferase: protein MNQFVKITLNSGREGSLLRRHPWIFSGAIKSVEGSPVDGQTVEVFTIDRQWMARGSYSSKSQIRVRILSFNLDEHVDQDLIKNRITGAIALRKDIADLAGTNAYRLIFAESDGLPGVIVDRYDDFLVCQFLSAGAEYWKDEIVSQLKAQWPCSGIFERSDSDSRLKEGYQDSVMTLTGDAPPPLIPIKEGPLHFLVDVYNGHKTGFYLDQRQNRALLMKYAENKEVLNAFSYTGGFGIAASVGKSSHVTNVDTSQETLDLARQNFQLNEADMDNIEFIQEDVFNLLRTFRDSRRQFDLIVLDPPKFVASASQLSGGTRGYKDINLLAFKLLRPGGILITFSCSGYVKPDLFQKIVADAAIDAGREAYVLEYLSQGPDHPVALNFPEGLYLKGMVCRVN, encoded by the coding sequence ATGAACCAATTTGTAAAAATAACACTAAATTCCGGTCGAGAAGGGTCTCTTCTTCGCCGCCATCCCTGGATTTTTTCCGGAGCAATAAAAAGTGTGGAAGGCAGTCCTGTTGATGGGCAGACAGTTGAGGTTTTTACAATCGACCGACAATGGATGGCAAGGGGCAGTTATTCTTCAAAATCTCAGATAAGGGTCCGGATCCTGAGTTTTAACCTGGATGAGCATGTCGATCAGGATCTTATTAAAAATCGAATTACAGGTGCCATTGCATTAAGGAAGGATATCGCTGACCTTGCTGGAACCAATGCATACAGGTTGATTTTTGCCGAATCTGACGGCCTTCCGGGGGTAATTGTGGACCGTTATGATGATTTCCTGGTCTGCCAGTTTCTGTCGGCGGGGGCCGAGTATTGGAAGGATGAAATAGTTAGCCAGTTAAAAGCGCAATGGCCATGCAGCGGGATTTTTGAGCGGTCGGATTCGGATAGCCGGCTGAAAGAAGGATATCAGGACAGTGTCATGACATTGACAGGCGATGCGCCTCCGCCCCTTATCCCGATTAAAGAAGGCCCACTCCATTTCCTGGTTGACGTTTATAATGGCCATAAAACGGGTTTCTACCTTGACCAGAGGCAAAACAGGGCCCTGTTGATGAAATATGCGGAAAATAAAGAAGTCCTTAACGCATTTTCCTATACAGGCGGATTTGGTATAGCAGCCAGCGTAGGCAAATCATCCCATGTGACTAATGTTGATACTTCTCAGGAAACCCTTGATCTTGCCAGGCAGAATTTCCAATTGAATGAGGCCGATATGGATAACATCGAATTTATCCAGGAAGATGTATTCAACCTTTTACGGACATTTCGCGATAGCAGGCGTCAGTTTGACCTTATCGTCCTTGACCCGCCTAAGTTTGTGGCTTCAGCAAGCCAGTTAAGCGGCGGCACAAGAGGCTATAAAGATATCAACCTGCTTGCTTTCAAACTATTACGTCCCGGTGGCATCCTGATCACCTTTTCCTGCTCCGGTTATGTTAAACCCGATCTTTTCCAGAAAATTGTCGCCGATGCTGCCATTGATGCCGGCCGGGAAGCTTATGTGCTGGAATACCTTTCGCAAGGACCCGACCACCCGGTCGCGCTTAATTTCCCGGAAGGACTGTACCTCAAGGGAATGGTTTGCAGGGTGAATTAG
- a CDS encoding Mut7-C ubiquitin/RNAse domain-containing protein, translating to MNTINSDPVPDSITIRFYEELNDFLHYSRRKKAFNFTLTGKRTIKDIIEALGVPHTEVDLILANQKPVQFDYHPNNDDYISVYPVFEAIDITSINLLRPRPLREPKFILDVHLGTLAKYLRLLGFDTLYRNNFEDAEIINLSVSEQRIILTRDLLILKNGKVTHGYFVRETIPMKQLREIVTRFDLKDQIKIRT from the coding sequence GTGAACACCATTAATTCCGACCCCGTGCCTGATTCAATCACGATAAGGTTTTATGAGGAATTGAATGACTTCCTTCATTATTCCAGAAGGAAGAAAGCTTTTAATTTCACATTAACGGGAAAAAGGACTATCAAAGATATCATCGAAGCATTAGGTGTTCCGCATACGGAAGTCGATCTGATTCTTGCCAACCAAAAGCCTGTTCAATTCGATTACCATCCAAATAACGATGACTATATTTCTGTCTACCCGGTCTTTGAAGCAATCGACATCACAAGCATCAACTTGCTGCGGCCAAGGCCGCTCCGTGAACCAAAATTCATTCTTGATGTGCACCTTGGTACTCTGGCCAAATATCTCAGGTTACTCGGGTTCGATACCCTTTACAGGAATAACTTTGAAGATGCTGAAATAATAAACCTTTCTGTATCAGAACAGCGGATCATACTTACCCGCGACTTGCTAATCCTGAAAAACGGAAAGGTGACCCATGGTTATTTCGTGAGGGAAACCATCCCTATGAAACAGCTCCGGGAAATCGTCACGCGATTTGACCTGAAGGACCAGATCAAAATCAGGACTTGA
- a CDS encoding fatty acid desaturase → MGILIAISIILIWAAHLLYSLALVEINYLSPFFYLHILLQTYFFTGLFITGHDAMHGTVSRNRLVNQAIGYTSVFLYAGMWYRTLIRYHGLHHMYPGTEKDPDYSFKSQNFFVWWFRFMVHYLTWIQLVIMAALYNILKIWFTDWSIIFFWVIPAVLSTFQLFYFGTFVPHRMPHTAKMGPHRARTLRKVHLLAMLSCYFFGYHREHHESPRTPWWKLYQLKS, encoded by the coding sequence ATGGGTATTCTGATTGCCATAAGCATCATTCTGATTTGGGCCGCGCATCTCTTATATTCGCTTGCACTGGTAGAAATAAATTATCTCTCACCTTTTTTCTACCTTCATATTTTACTGCAGACTTACTTTTTTACCGGGCTTTTCATAACCGGACATGATGCCATGCATGGAACTGTTTCACGAAACAGGTTGGTTAACCAGGCCATCGGGTATACTTCTGTTTTTTTATATGCAGGGATGTGGTACAGGACACTGATACGCTACCATGGGTTGCATCACATGTATCCGGGTACTGAAAAGGACCCCGACTATTCATTCAAATCGCAGAACTTTTTTGTCTGGTGGTTCCGTTTTATGGTTCACTATCTTACCTGGATACAACTGGTGATCATGGCGGCCCTGTATAATATTTTGAAGATATGGTTCACAGATTGGTCCATTATTTTTTTCTGGGTGATACCAGCAGTTCTCAGCACCTTTCAACTATTCTATTTTGGAACTTTTGTGCCGCACCGGATGCCCCATACTGCTAAGATGGGCCCTCACAGGGCCCGAACCCTCAGGAAGGTTCACTTGCTTGCCATGTTGTCCTGCTATTTCTTCGGATACCACCGTGAGCACCATGAATCCCCAAGAACACCATGGTGGAAACTTTATCAGCTCAAGTCCTGA
- a CDS encoding carotenoid biosynthesis protein, giving the protein MIENVRKYPVATILILCVYYLVGLMGLSINKTQPLFQALVPFTLLFSLYFLWLFHEKADLRIYLTGLVIYLIGYTIESIGVNSGAIFGDYVYGKTLGIKLWNTPLMIGINWLLLIYSCWALTGIFTGNRWLRYLFGSALMVLYDIALEPVAIRLDMWNWYGEAVPMQNYTGWFLTAMILLIILDRSVGNIKNKIAPALFIIQFMFFIILNIIFHFS; this is encoded by the coding sequence ATGATAGAAAATGTAAGAAAGTACCCGGTAGCAACTATTTTAATTCTTTGCGTCTACTACCTGGTCGGTCTTATGGGCTTATCTATCAACAAGACACAACCCTTATTCCAGGCACTGGTGCCATTCACCCTGCTGTTCAGCCTTTACTTTCTGTGGCTTTTTCATGAAAAAGCAGATTTGAGGATTTACCTGACAGGATTGGTGATCTATTTAATAGGTTACACGATAGAATCGATCGGCGTGAACTCAGGTGCCATTTTTGGTGATTATGTTTATGGGAAGACCCTCGGGATCAAGCTCTGGAATACACCGCTGATGATCGGGATTAACTGGTTATTACTGATTTACTCCTGCTGGGCATTGACCGGTATTTTCACAGGTAATCGCTGGCTGAGATACCTGTTTGGCTCGGCTTTGATGGTCCTTTACGACATAGCCCTCGAACCGGTTGCCATCAGGCTGGATATGTGGAACTGGTATGGTGAAGCGGTCCCCATGCAGAATTATACCGGATGGTTCCTCACTGCCATGATCCTGCTTATAATCCTTGACAGAAGTGTGGGAAATATTAAGAACAAAATTGCTCCGGCGCTGTTTATCATTCAATTCATGTTTTTCATCATTTTAAATATTATTTTTCATTTTTCCTGA